Genomic window (Sediminispirochaeta smaragdinae DSM 11293):
GAAACCGAGAACAACGAAATCGACATCCTGATTTCTTTCCCGTACCAAGCTGAAACCGGCATCTTCAAATTCTTCTTCAAGAGCCGGAGTACCAAGAAGAAAGATATGTGCGTTCTTTTTTATTTTGTTTAGATACATAATTGTCGCTTCTCCGGAAGTAAATACTTCACTGGAATCGGCAGCTATTCCCATCCGTTTCAGTTTCTCTACGTATACACGTTTATTTTTGGATGAGTTGTTTGTTAGAAAAATATACTGCTTACCATTGGCTTTTATTTTATGTAGAAAATCAGAGGCACCATCAATCAACCGATCACCAAGGTATATGGTACCGTCCATATCCAGTAGAAAACATTTCTTTTCTGATAGTTCACTCAAAACAGCCCCCTCACATGTGATCTGCAGTTAATTGAATAAGTTCGGAATAAACAAAGCCACAGACTCGGAATAGGTGACCAAAAGAAGCACTGCCGCAAGCGCTATAATGAACGGCCATACTTCCCTAATAAATTTTTCGAGCTTCACATTGACTATCGAACATACCGTAAACATCATGGAACCGAAGGGTGGCGTGAGTCCCCCAATCATAATGTTAACGATAAATATGACACCAAAATGAAGCGGATCTACACCAAGAGAAACAACGGCAGGCACCAGAAGAGGAGCCAGAATGACAAGAGCCGCTCCGCCCTCGATAAACATCCCGACAAACAGCAACAACAGGTTGATGATCATGAGAAGGACAAATTTATTTGCGGTGAGAGTCATCAGCAACTCTGTTATCATCTGCGGGATTCTCTCTAGAGTCATGTAATAACCAAAGACTTTTGCACTGGCGATGATGATCATGACGGTACCGGTATTCTTTACAGTTTCCATGAGGATAAGTGGGATGTGTTTGATTTTGAGCTCTTTATACACAAAGAATCCCACCAGAAAACAAAAAGCTACGGCAATTCCTCCAGCTTCCGTCGGGGTGAACATGCCCATCCGCATCCCCAAGATAATCCCGAAGGGAATGGCAAGCGCCCAGATGGAGATGAGTGTCTGCTTTCCAATTTCTTTGGGTGTAGCCCTTTTTTCTCTTGAAGGCTTGTAGCCGCGCTTTGAAGAAATGATATAAACAGTAAACATCATCGCGGCGGTCATCAGGATACCTGGGGTATAGCCTGCCAAAAACATATCTCCGACCGGAACGTTTGCAATAAGAGCATACAAAATAAGATTTGTTCCAGGTGGGATTACCGGGCTGACCGCAGAGGATGCGGCCGTAACTGCAGCAGAGAATTCCGTAGAGAAGCCCTTCCTTTTCATCTCCGGTACCAGAATCTTCGACTGCATGGCTGCATCGGCATTGGCAGAACCAGATATGCCTCCCATCATTGCACTTAACAGACAATTGACCTGAGCAAGCCCGCCCTTCATATGTCCTGCGAGAACTTCCGCCATATTCATGAGATGAAAACTTATCCCTGAGTAATTCATGACAGAACCGACCATGACGAAAAAGGGAACAGCAAGATATGGAAAAGATTCGACAGAAGTTGTGAACTGCTGAATTACCATATTCATTGCCATCGTGTTGTTTATAAAAATAAAATAGAATAAAGAAGAACCCATCAACGCAAAACCGATGGGGATGTTCAGAAAGAACAGTACAAAAAGAACTATAATAGGAGAAAACGCTAGCATATTATACCGGCTCCTTTACTTCCGACTCTTCCTGCGTGGATGAAAATGCCTTTTTAAAGCTTTGTATGACGAAAAAAACAGAATAGATTGTCATTAAGCCAAAAGATATTACGATGCTAACGTTTATATAGGCATATGAAATTTCCAAAGCAGCAGTAATCTTTGTCGACGTTGAAACGTAGGTAAAACTAAACCAGAACATGATTGCGCTTAAAATAAGAAGCAATATACTGGTAAACACTTCTACAATATCTCTAACTTTTGAAGGGAGAAGAGTAACGATAGCTTCTACGCCTATTAACCCTTTTTCCCTGTAGGCGGCAGCCGTACCAAGAAAAATGGTCCAGACAAAACATCCGACAGCTATTTCCTCTGCCCAGAAAAATGTAAAACTCAAACAGTATCTGGTAAACACATTCATAATTACGATAACTACCGTAACGGCTATACATATGCTTCCAAGATATAACTCGAATTTCTTAAGAAAATTCTTCATCAATCTACCCTATGGCATGGATTCTCTGGCCTTGTAATAAAATAGGGGATAGCGCTATCCCCTATTATCGTTATGATGAATCTCGGCAAATATCGTTTTTATATCTTTCCCAAGTCAGCTCGTATCTTATTAAGCTCGGCCATGATATCATCGTAGATCCCGGGAGTCCATTTATCAAACATGGAGTAGACAGGAGCAGCCGCCTTGTTAAAAGCAGCAGCATCCACTTCGTGAAACCGAACACCAAGATCCTGAAGCTTTTTCGCGTATTCCGATTCAAGGTCTATGGTTGCTTGGAGGTTATCCTCTCCTCCAAGGTCAATTTCCTCCTGGATTATTTTTTGCTGCTCAGGGGTGAGGCTATCCCAGCACTTTGTCGATATACAAACCGCGGAAACACCGAGAAGGTGTCTTGTCAATGAATATTCTTTAACGTTTTCGTACTGTTTTGTTCCGTAATACGTCATGATCGATCCTTCGACACCGTCGATTACCCCCTGCTGAATGGCAGCGTAGGTATCGGGATACGGCATGGCAACGGGATTTCCGCCAAGGGCTTCAATCGTAAACGTGTATAACTGACTTGTCGGAACTCTGAGTTTTACGCCTTTCATATCCTCCGGAGTTTTGATTACCTTGTTCGTCATCATGCTTCTGAAACCGAAGAGCCAGTCAAGGGAGAGGACCTTAATCCCCAGTCCTTCAGCCTTCGTATTCAGGTTTTGAACGAGTGGGGTTCTTACCATGGCAAGATATTCATCAAACGACTGGTATAACATAGGACCTGTTACTGCATTATAATCGGGAACATAGTCACCGAGAAAATTTACGCCATCAACGAGAATCCAGTCTGATCCATTCACCACCTGTTCCATTCCGTCTTTGCCAATGGGGAGCGTACCGCCGGTAAACAGCTGGAGCTCCAAAGTACCATTGCTTCTTTCATTAATGGTTTTAATAGCTTTAACCAATGACTTCGCAGTCTGCTCATTGTCGACAAACTTTGTACTCACTTTGATGACACGGGGCTTTGCCTGTTTCTTAGCAGCACCCGCAGATCCCTTATCCGAATTGCCGCAGCCGATAAAAAAGATAGAGAGCATAACGACTGCAAGAGTACAAGATAGAGCCTTCATTCCGAATCCCGAAACAGAACGAGTCTTACACTTTTCGGGCCGGCAAAATTTTCTCTCACATGAGATGTTTCTCATGACTTCACCAGCCGCATTAATAATTTTTTTCATACTACCCCTCCGAAAGATTTACATCTGCACACCCCTAACAGGCAGCGATCTCCTATTATAGGGCAGAATGAACATCTGTCAAATTATTATTAACAAAATTCCAACTTAAAACTAACAATATTCTAACATTGTTGTGATTCTTTGCTTACGGTGGTATTGTACATCTAAGTAAAATAGTTGTAATTAACATAAAAAGTGTGCATTAATACATATAAGGTTCAAACGACTCTTTCGCTGTCGGCAGACGGCAATTACACCATATCCATTAGAATAGGAGGAGAATTTTCATGGACAATACAATCATCCTGAGAATCGAAGATATGTCGTGCGGGCACTGTGCGGTAACGGTACAGGAGGCAATAGTATCGGTGGAAGCGGTAAAAAAGGCCAAGGTCAGCCTACGAAAAAAAGAGGCCAAAGTGATCGCCGATTCGACAGTGCGTACCGAAGATCTGATAAAGGCGGTCGCTGCGACAGGATACCGGGCCTTTCCCAAGGCATGAGTAAACGGCTTTGATTATGAAAGAATCCCTGAGAAAGCCCCGGAAGTTCACGTGCTGCACGATAAAATACGCATACATTGGTCGTTCCGGTGGAAGATATAGGGGAGATATATATTGACACCATGATATAGTTTAAGCTATTAATATTAGACATGGTTAATAAAACATCGACAGAGATAGTATATCCAAGCTGGGAAAGCTACGAGGCCCTTCTCCGGCATGGTCCTGACGACGGGAAAAAGGCCGAAAGCTTCTGGGACTCCAGGGCAAGGCAATTCAACAAGCATCAAATCGAGGGAAAAAGCCGCCTTCACGAACATACGGTCACTTCCCTGGTTCATCGGGAACTGATCACACCAGGCAGCAGTATCCTCGAGATAGGCGCAGGATCAGGACGTTACACCCTTCCCCTGGCAAAGGTAAGTGGACATGTTACCGCCACCGATATATCCGCACAGATGCTGGCGCATCTTAAGGAGAATGCAGCCGCTGCAGGTTTGAGCAATATCGATACACGCAAGCTTGACTGGAACACCATCGAACTCGGCACACTTGGTTTCGAAAAGCAATTTGATCTTGTTTTTGCGGCCATGTGCCCGGCAGTACGAAGTAAAAACGGCCTTGAGAAAATGAGCCGTGCCTCATGCCAGAGTTGCGTAGTTGCCCAGTTCATCGAAAGCAGAGCGCCGGCCGGGCAAAAGGGCACGTCCCCCGAAGCAGTATCGGGTCGCCACGACCCTCACAACGACCGGGATGCCCTCTACGCCATGTTCAACCTGCTGTGGCTTCAGGGATACACCCCGGAAATTCGCTATAAAAAAGAGACAGAGGCAAACGGGGCCAGCACTACCCTGGCGCTGATATCTTGGGAAGTGCAATAACAGCGTATATTCCTCAGAAAAGAATATGCAGAAGCGGCTATTTCCTCCCGATAGTCAAATCCAATACGCCGCCGAGAGGAAAGGGAAAAGGCTTAGTCCTGACCCTTGTAAAACCGGCTTTGATCATCGCATTGGGAATATCGTCTTGGGAAAGGGAAAGATCGGTGGAAGCAAGACAGCTTGGCAACCAACTTAGCACCATGCCCGCAGGTTTTGTATCTTCGTCGGTGAGCCCCTCATGAAGCGAAACAAAGACTCCTCCAGGCGTTAAAGCCGTGTAGATTTTCTCGCACACAGAAACCAGTTGGTCCTTGGCAAAGTTCAGGGTCCCCTTTGTAAAAATAAGGTCATAGCCGCCGCCTATGGGATCCGAGATGTAATCGCCGCCGATAGTCGTAATTCTCTCTTCCATATGATATTCACGAATGATGTCCCGGGTGTATTTCACGATTGCCGGTTTATCAAAGACAACACCGCTTAATGAGAAATTCCGATTGACAATTGCGATGGCATCCATGCCGTGGGCACCGCCGAGATCAAGCATATTTCTCATCTTCGGGAACTCCGGCAGCCGCTCTATCTCCTTGGCAACAAGCTGGGAAACACCGGATCGAGCGAAATTTCTCATCTCCTTGATGTACTGGGAAAACATGGCTTCAGGAACATCGCTACTCTCCTGCGCCGGTATTGGCCCATTCTGAATAAGGGTTTTCATCTGCTCTCTGCTCCTGAGGTTCCACTGTTCATTCAGAAGGAGAAAACCTCCCAGATAGCTCTCTTTGCCCTCAACGAGAAAGGTGTCCGCCAATTCCGTATTTATATATGCGCCGTGATCCTTTCGCAAAAGGCCGAGAGAGCAAAGGGCATTCAAGAAAAGCTCGGTATTGGGCCCATGGGTCCGGAGGATAGAAGCGATCTCCGCCGCTGTCCTCTTTTCAGCCGTGTGCGTGAAAAGATTGAACTCCACTGCGGTAATCAGAAGCCATGAGCGTATAGCACCGGATTGAAGCTGAAAAAGCTCCTTCGATTCAACACGAATTTCAGGTAGGTCCATCCTTTTCTCCTTATTCACTTCCCAGACCCCACAAGAAGGGTTGAAACAAGCGGAGCAATCTTCACCCCGAGAATGACAAATAACGCGATAATAAAGGTTTCAAGCCCGGCCCGCAGACTTATCTCCTTCATCAGAAAGGCAGCTCCGATATCCGTAAGTACACATACACATAAGGCCCCAAGGACGCCAAATTTAGAAAAGACAAATACCATGAGCAGCAGAAGGGGGATTGAGAAAGCGGCCCCCAAAAGAACGGTCACAAGCATTGGGGCAGAGGAATAGCTTTTGAGAATATGCATCATCCCAGCCATACGAGGACAAACCACAAAAAGGCCAAAGGCAGAAGCAGAAATTATTAATTCTTTTGTC
Coding sequences:
- a CDS encoding TRAP transporter large permease, whose product is MLAFSPIIVLFVLFFLNIPIGFALMGSSLFYFIFINNTMAMNMVIQQFTTSVESFPYLAVPFFVMVGSVMNYSGISFHLMNMAEVLAGHMKGGLAQVNCLLSAMMGGISGSANADAAMQSKILVPEMKRKGFSTEFSAAVTAASSAVSPVIPPGTNLILYALIANVPVGDMFLAGYTPGILMTAAMMFTVYIISSKRGYKPSREKRATPKEIGKQTLISIWALAIPFGIILGMRMGMFTPTEAGGIAVAFCFLVGFFVYKELKIKHIPLILMETVKNTGTVMIIIASAKVFGYYMTLERIPQMITELLMTLTANKFVLLMIINLLLLFVGMFIEGGAALVILAPLLVPAVVSLGVDPLHFGVIFIVNIMIGGLTPPFGSMMFTVCSIVNVKLEKFIREVWPFIIALAAVLLLVTYSESVALFIPNLFN
- a CDS encoding TRAP transporter small permease, with the protein product MKNFLKKFELYLGSICIAVTVVIVIMNVFTRYCLSFTFFWAEEIAVGCFVWTIFLGTAAAYREKGLIGVEAIVTLLPSKVRDIVEVFTSILLLILSAIMFWFSFTYVSTSTKITAALEISYAYINVSIVISFGLMTIYSVFFVIQSFKKAFSSTQEESEVKEPV
- a CDS encoding C4-dicarboxylate TRAP transporter substrate-binding protein, encoding MKKIINAAGEVMRNISCERKFCRPEKCKTRSVSGFGMKALSCTLAVVMLSIFFIGCGNSDKGSAGAAKKQAKPRVIKVSTKFVDNEQTAKSLVKAIKTINERSNGTLELQLFTGGTLPIGKDGMEQVVNGSDWILVDGVNFLGDYVPDYNAVTGPMLYQSFDEYLAMVRTPLVQNLNTKAEGLGIKVLSLDWLFGFRSMMTNKVIKTPEDMKGVKLRVPTSQLYTFTIEALGGNPVAMPYPDTYAAIQQGVIDGVEGSIMTYYGTKQYENVKEYSLTRHLLGVSAVCISTKCWDSLTPEQQKIIQEEIDLGGEDNLQATIDLESEYAKKLQDLGVRFHEVDAAAFNKAAAPVYSMFDKWTPGIYDDIMAELNKIRADLGKI
- a CDS encoding cation transporter, with protein sequence MDNTIILRIEDMSCGHCAVTVQEAIVSVEAVKKAKVSLRKKEAKVIADSTVRTEDLIKAVAATGYRAFPKA
- a CDS encoding class I SAM-dependent methyltransferase, with the translated sequence MVNKTSTEIVYPSWESYEALLRHGPDDGKKAESFWDSRARQFNKHQIEGKSRLHEHTVTSLVHRELITPGSSILEIGAGSGRYTLPLAKVSGHVTATDISAQMLAHLKENAAAAGLSNIDTRKLDWNTIELGTLGFEKQFDLVFAAMCPAVRSKNGLEKMSRASCQSCVVAQFIESRAPAGQKGTSPEAVSGRHDPHNDRDALYAMFNLLWLQGYTPEIRYKKETEANGASTTLALISWEVQ
- a CDS encoding methyltransferase is translated as MDLPEIRVESKELFQLQSGAIRSWLLITAVEFNLFTHTAEKRTAAEIASILRTHGPNTELFLNALCSLGLLRKDHGAYINTELADTFLVEGKESYLGGFLLLNEQWNLRSREQMKTLIQNGPIPAQESSDVPEAMFSQYIKEMRNFARSGVSQLVAKEIERLPEFPKMRNMLDLGGAHGMDAIAIVNRNFSLSGVVFDKPAIVKYTRDIIREYHMEERITTIGGDYISDPIGGGYDLIFTKGTLNFAKDQLVSVCEKIYTALTPGGVFVSLHEGLTDEDTKPAGMVLSWLPSCLASTDLSLSQDDIPNAMIKAGFTRVRTKPFPFPLGGVLDLTIGRK